From a region of the Alphaproteobacteria bacterium genome:
- a CDS encoding folate-binding protein, whose translation MSPILLPNRQIISVSGVDAKSFLQGLISNDIEQVSGDKSIYAAFLSAQGKFLHDLFISSRDGEYLIDCESARAADLVKRLTMYKLRAQVDIKNRADDFAIMAVMDGKSDLPQHNGETVSYENGILYRDPRLADIGWRMILPKNKLPTSSDFYEYDYVRAKLGLPDGSRDMEIDRAIILENGFQELNAIDWQKGCYVGQELTARTKYRGLVRKRLLPCEVTTGVNVPEFGTKIELRLPDGMKIDAGETRSAIQGKDGDPSLVLALLRLEHVMQPHEFYTGNIVLRPYIPHWMRLPEQESEEM comes from the coding sequence ATGTCTCCTATCCTCCTTCCCAACCGCCAAATTATTTCCGTATCCGGAGTCGATGCAAAATCATTCCTGCAAGGTTTGATCAGCAACGATATCGAACAAGTCAGCGGCGATAAATCCATTTATGCGGCGTTTTTATCGGCGCAAGGGAAGTTCCTGCATGATTTATTTATTTCCAGCCGGGATGGCGAGTATTTAATAGATTGTGAATCCGCGCGCGCGGCGGATTTGGTCAAACGCCTGACCATGTATAAATTGCGCGCGCAAGTGGATATTAAGAACCGCGCCGATGATTTTGCCATTATGGCAGTTATGGACGGAAAATCCGATTTGCCGCAACATAATGGCGAAACTGTAAGTTATGAGAATGGGATTCTTTACCGCGATCCAAGATTGGCGGACATTGGCTGGCGAATGATTCTGCCGAAAAATAAACTGCCCACCAGCAGCGATTTTTATGAATATGATTACGTCCGCGCCAAATTGGGATTGCCGGATGGCAGCCGCGATATGGAAATTGACCGGGCGATTATTCTGGAAAACGGATTTCAAGAATTGAACGCGATCGATTGGCAAAAAGGCTGTTATGTCGGCCAGGAATTGACAGCGCGCACTAAATATCGCGGCTTGGTGCGTAAACGCCTGTTGCCATGCGAAGTTACAACCGGTGTAAATGTTCCGGAGTTTGGCACCAAGATAGAATTGCGCCTGCCCGATGGCATGAAAATTGACGCCGGCGAAACCCGTTCCGCCATACAGGGCAAAGATGGCGATCCATCGCTAGTACTGGCGTTGTTACGGTTGGAACATGTGATGCAGCCGCATGAATTTTATACCGGCAACATCGTATTACGGCCATACATTCCGCACTGGATGCGATTGCCAGAACAAGAATCCGAAGAAATGTAA
- a CDS encoding pyruvate, phosphate dikinase codes for MASFRASANSNKNKIWVFGFDRKIKSLPAANDAARVELLGGKSAHLMEMCKLGLPVPPGFTISTETCCYFYDNNKSYPKNLVDQVSMALSAVEKATGKKFGDNANPLLVSVRSGARVSMPGMMDTVLNLGLNDRTVFGLVKQSHDERFAYDCYRRFIQMYSNVVLHIDHHEFEQVLDHHKLSANVARDTDLTAPQMKAIVADYKALVKRRAGREFPQDIAEQLWGAIGAVFESWQNARAKTYRKIHHIPEEWGTAVTVQSMVFGNLGDDCATGVCFTRNPSTGENLLYGEYLINAQGEDVVAGIRTPQPIRQEKDHACSHGKSPKNAQPMMTRGLSMQEAMPAIYKELQRVRTLLEKHYGDMQDIEFTIERDQLYLLQTRSGKRTAAAAIRIAAEMVSEKIISKEEAILRIDAQSVDQLLHPRLDPNAQKNVLGKGLPASPGAASGILSFSADEAEDLTHKGKNVILARIETSPEDIHGMHAAKGIVTTRGGMTSHAAVVARGMGRPCVVGASQIKIDYHNGTLTASNQTLRAGDFVTIDGTTGEIIAGSVPMLQPEMTKEFATIMRWVDDTRRLNVRANADTPQDAKIARGFGAEGIGLCRTEHMFFEGTRIAAMREMILSKTKEERQKALAKLLPMQRADFVGIFREMAGLPVTIRLLDPPLHEFLPHGEKEIAEVSAASGVDEDALRDRVHQLKEINPMLGLRGCRLAIVYPEIYAMQVRAIIEAALETKQKSGKPPIAEIMIPLVATEQEFSIIQRLIKTTAEQVFSEKSAKVPYTIGSMIELPRAALRAGDLANAGCEFFSFGTNDLTQTAIGLSRDDSGSFLPEYQRYNIFPRDPFVTIDQIGVGELVEIAVERGRATGKDLKIGICGEHGGDPNSIQFFEKSGLNYISCSPYRIPVARLAAAQATLRNKAKKSAAKKAPKIANGKKVIRLTTAGRKKQKSKSSAKSAKRRAA; via the coding sequence ATGGCTTCTTTCCGCGCTTCCGCCAACAGTAACAAAAATAAAATCTGGGTTTTCGGTTTTGACCGGAAAATAAAATCTTTACCGGCCGCAAATGACGCGGCGCGCGTCGAATTGCTGGGCGGGAAAAGCGCGCATTTGATGGAAATGTGCAAATTGGGTTTACCCGTGCCGCCAGGTTTTACCATTTCCACCGAAACTTGCTGTTATTTTTACGATAATAATAAATCCTATCCGAAAAATTTGGTCGATCAGGTTTCGATGGCTTTATCCGCGGTTGAAAAAGCGACCGGGAAAAAATTTGGCGATAATGCCAATCCATTGCTGGTTTCGGTGCGTTCCGGCGCGCGCGTATCCATGCCTGGCATGATGGATACGGTATTGAATCTGGGATTGAACGATCGCACCGTATTCGGTCTTGTGAAACAATCGCATGATGAACGTTTTGCCTATGATTGTTATCGCCGCTTTATTCAAATGTACAGCAATGTGGTGCTGCATATCGATCATCACGAGTTTGAACAAGTGCTAGATCATCATAAATTATCGGCCAATGTGGCGCGCGATACGGATTTGACCGCGCCGCAAATGAAAGCGATTGTGGCGGATTACAAGGCCTTGGTAAAACGCCGCGCGGGGCGGGAATTTCCGCAAGATATCGCCGAACAATTATGGGGCGCGATTGGCGCGGTGTTTGAATCCTGGCAAAATGCGCGCGCTAAAACATACCGTAAAATCCACCATATTCCCGAAGAATGGGGCACGGCGGTGACGGTGCAATCGATGGTGTTTGGCAATTTGGGCGACGATTGCGCCACTGGCGTTTGTTTCACCCGCAATCCATCGACCGGCGAGAATCTTTTATACGGCGAATATTTGATCAATGCGCAAGGCGAGGATGTGGTTGCCGGAATTCGCACGCCGCAACCCATTAGACAAGAAAAAGATCATGCTTGCAGCCATGGCAAAAGCCCAAAAAATGCGCAGCCTATGATGACGCGCGGTCTTTCCATGCAAGAAGCGATGCCGGCCATTTATAAAGAATTGCAGCGCGTTCGCACTTTGCTGGAAAAACATTACGGCGACATGCAGGATATTGAATTCACCATCGAACGCGATCAGCTATATTTGCTGCAAACACGGTCTGGAAAGCGCACCGCAGCTGCGGCGATTCGTATTGCAGCGGAAATGGTGTCGGAAAAAATTATCAGCAAGGAAGAAGCGATTTTGCGTATCGATGCGCAATCGGTGGATCAATTGCTGCATCCGCGCCTTGATCCCAACGCGCAGAAAAATGTTTTGGGCAAGGGATTGCCGGCTTCGCCCGGCGCGGCATCCGGCATTCTAAGCTTTTCCGCGGATGAAGCCGAAGATCTGACCCATAAGGGCAAAAATGTCATTTTGGCGCGGATTGAAACCAGCCCCGAGGATATTCACGGCATGCACGCCGCCAAGGGTATTGTCACCACGCGCGGCGGGATGACTAGCCACGCGGCGGTGGTTGCCCGCGGTATGGGACGGCCTTGCGTTGTTGGCGCCAGCCAGATCAAAATCGATTATCACAACGGTACCTTAACCGCATCGAATCAAACCTTGCGCGCTGGCGATTTCGTCACCATCGATGGCACCACTGGTGAAATTATCGCCGGTTCCGTGCCGATGTTGCAGCCGGAAATGACCAAGGAATTTGCCACCATTATGCGCTGGGTGGATGATACGCGCCGGTTGAATGTGCGCGCCAACGCCGATACGCCGCAGGATGCCAAGATTGCGCGAGGGTTTGGCGCGGAAGGCATTGGTTTATGCCGCACCGAACACATGTTTTTCGAAGGAACCCGTATCGCCGCGATGCGCGAAATGATTTTATCGAAAACCAAAGAAGAACGGCAAAAGGCGCTGGCCAAATTGCTGCCGATGCAGCGCGCCGATTTTGTTGGAATTTTCCGCGAAATGGCCGGATTGCCGGTGACGATTCGTTTGTTGGATCCGCCATTGCATGAATTCTTGCCGCATGGCGAAAAGGAAATTGCCGAGGTTTCCGCGGCATCGGGTGTCGATGAAGATGCGCTGCGCGACCGGGTGCATCAATTGAAAGAAATCAATCCGATGCTGGGCTTGCGCGGATGCCGTTTGGCGATCGTCTATCCTGAAATTTACGCGATGCAAGTGCGTGCCATTATCGAAGCGGCATTGGAAACCAAGCAAAAATCCGGCAAGCCGCCGATTGCGGAAATTATGATTCCGCTGGTGGCTACCGAACAAGAATTTTCCATTATTCAGAGATTGATTAAAACCACCGCCGAGCAGGTGTTTAGCGAAAAATCAGCCAAAGTGCCTTATACGATTGGATCGATGATTGAATTGCCGCGCGCGGCCTTGCGTGCCGGCGATCTCGCAAATGCTGGATGCGAATTCTTCAGTTTCGGCACCAATGATCTGACCCAAACCGCGATTGGATTGTCGCGTGACGATTCCGGCAGTTTCCTGCCGGAATATCAGCGGTATAATATTTTTCCGCGCGATCCATTCGTAACCATAGATCAGATCGGCGTTGGCGAATTGGTTGAAATCGCGGTGGAACGCGGCCGCGCAACCGGTAAAGACTTGAAAATCGGCATTTGCGGCGAACATGGCGGCGATCCGAATTCAATCCAGTTTTTTGAAAAATCCGGTTTGAACTATATTTCCTGCTCGCCTTACCGGATTCCAGTGGCACGCTTGGCGGCCGCGCAAGCAACCTTAAGAAATAAAGCAAAAAAATCAGCTGCCAAAAAAGCGCCTAAGATTGCCAATGGTAAAAAAGTAATTCGTTTGACGACTGCCGGCCGGAAGAAACAGAAATCGAAATCATCCGCCAAATCGGCAAAACGCCGGGCGGCATAA